Proteins encoded by one window of Chromobacterium violaceum ATCC 12472:
- a CDS encoding GlxA family transcriptional regulator, with translation MRDVYFLLSPCVLLLDLAGPADAFRLAGQHGAAFRLHYVSASTEVETSLGLPLGGLAPLPDALPDGAVVVAPGSTPSIEAYARPEARRVVAWLASRRHRTGIRWAGVCSGSLLLAEAGLFDGRACTSHHSLIERLRALAPAARVQENRVFVADGPCYSSAGITAGIDLALHLIAELADPAVARAVAREMVVYFRRSPQDPELSPWLAWRNHLHPALHRAQDLICSDPVRDWPLDELAARVHVSARHLSRLFRDQAGVSAHDYHRALRLTLAEQWRSAGLSKEKAALSAGFSSARQMNRAAAAHD, from the coding sequence GTGCGTGACGTCTATTTCCTGCTGTCGCCCTGCGTGCTGCTGCTGGACCTGGCCGGCCCGGCCGACGCTTTCAGGCTGGCAGGCCAGCATGGCGCGGCGTTCCGGCTGCATTACGTGAGCGCGTCGACGGAGGTGGAGACCTCGCTGGGCCTGCCGCTGGGCGGCCTCGCGCCCTTGCCGGACGCGCTGCCGGACGGCGCGGTGGTGGTGGCGCCGGGTTCGACCCCGTCCATCGAGGCCTATGCCAGGCCGGAGGCGAGGCGGGTGGTCGCCTGGCTGGCCTCGCGCCGGCATCGAACGGGCATACGCTGGGCGGGCGTCTGCTCGGGCAGCCTGCTGCTGGCGGAGGCCGGCCTGTTCGACGGCCGCGCCTGCACCAGCCACCACTCCTTGATCGAACGGCTGCGCGCGCTGGCGCCGGCGGCCCGGGTGCAGGAAAACCGGGTGTTCGTCGCCGACGGTCCGTGCTACAGCAGCGCAGGCATCACCGCCGGCATCGATCTGGCGCTGCATCTGATCGCCGAATTGGCCGATCCCGCCGTGGCCCGCGCGGTGGCGCGCGAGATGGTGGTGTATTTCCGCCGCTCGCCGCAGGATCCGGAGCTGTCGCCGTGGCTGGCCTGGCGCAATCACCTGCATCCGGCGCTGCACCGCGCGCAGGACCTGATCTGCTCTGATCCGGTGCGCGATTGGCCGCTGGACGAACTGGCGGCCAGGGTCCACGTCAGCGCCCGCCACCTGTCGCGGCTGTTCCGCGACCAGGCCGGCGTCTCCGCGCACGACTACCACCGCGCGCTGCGCCTGACGCTGGCCGAGCAATGGCGCTCGGCGGGGCTCAGCAAGGAAAAAGCCGCGCTGTCCGCCGGTTTTTCATCGGCCAGGCAGATGAACCGGGCCGCCGCCGCGCATGACTGA
- a CDS encoding LPP20 family lipoprotein, with amino-acid sequence MPRLALLALMAGLTACATPAPQKSSMGAPMPMKESGSVPSGVGYVGSGDEAASGEEVKVVVKEVNPFRPIVVRVTGSGAAPYTNSLTPSQRKLLAMRAARLDAFRSIAEQVQGMKLVGNSSVSNMIANSDSFRTYVDAYLRGVTIVSTVMKPDGTSEAVAEITLDQEFYKQFRNSMEKTGSVMQAAKETGTAGALCPEGNCGATKVVPAPAAMPMTASPARYSSNFYVNQ; translated from the coding sequence ATGCCTCGCCTCGCCTTGCTTGCCCTGATGGCCGGTTTGACCGCCTGCGCCACGCCCGCCCCGCAGAAATCCTCGATGGGCGCGCCGATGCCGATGAAGGAGAGCGGCTCGGTCCCGTCGGGAGTCGGCTACGTCGGCTCCGGCGACGAGGCCGCCAGCGGCGAGGAGGTGAAGGTGGTGGTGAAGGAAGTGAATCCCTTCCGGCCCATCGTCGTCCGGGTGACCGGCTCCGGCGCCGCGCCTTACACCAACAGCCTGACGCCGTCGCAGCGCAAGCTGCTGGCGATGCGGGCCGCCCGGCTGGACGCTTTCCGCTCGATAGCGGAACAGGTGCAGGGCATGAAGCTGGTCGGCAACAGCTCGGTGTCGAACATGATCGCCAACAGCGATAGCTTCCGCACCTATGTGGACGCCTATCTGCGCGGCGTCACCATCGTCTCCACCGTGATGAAGCCGGACGGCACCAGCGAGGCGGTGGCCGAAATCACGCTGGATCAGGAGTTCTACAAGCAATTCCGCAATTCGATGGAAAAGACCGGCAGCGTGATGCAGGCCGCCAAGGAAACCGGCACCGCGGGCGCGCTGTGTCCGGAGGGCAATTGCGGCGCCACCAAGGTGGTCCCCGCGCCGGCGGCTATGCCCATGACCGCCTCACCTGCCCGCTACAGCAGCAATTTCTACGTGAACCAGTGA
- a CDS encoding flagellar assembly protein T N-terminal domain-containing protein translates to MKRTAIRAAALAAAFVLSAAARAERLSAEGVAPLDNGPVAARHMAIQDALKLISIRQGARIESTQVMEMGRQGESGTLTAAAPVQGSVRVVSEYAEGKLYHVKVEVDTAKAASVSNSASERRSDPSCPMPVGRSMKRKLVTTYFDVARPAEASDMPDLATALPTELARRLSRNAMLMVRDANTVSVLADSRIAEPDAGWQTASQLGQRENVQFVVAGRVLSTSVTEKGVRLSLFESNNTSQQGAFYNGPFAGMFGNGVKYVPTQRQFDLEFWIYDGLTGSLLARERVNGMASSKGPIIPPQPQPFASGAFWQGDYGKLVSQLLDRASDRIDNIISCIPFSARVVRLEGKRVYINAGLLDGMAVGDKLLLYKRASGQPLRDLISGRELGMPESLNGDVSLIQVQPNFSIGLVQGSGRAPSEGDYVRFGTAR, encoded by the coding sequence ATGAAGCGAACCGCTATCCGTGCCGCCGCTCTTGCGGCGGCATTTGTTTTGTCGGCCGCGGCGCGGGCGGAACGCCTGAGCGCCGAGGGCGTGGCGCCGCTGGACAACGGACCGGTGGCCGCGCGCCACATGGCGATACAGGATGCGTTGAAGCTGATCTCCATCCGCCAGGGCGCGCGGATCGAGTCGACCCAGGTGATGGAGATGGGCAGGCAGGGAGAGTCGGGCACGCTGACCGCCGCCGCGCCGGTTCAGGGATCGGTGCGGGTGGTGAGCGAGTACGCCGAAGGCAAGCTCTATCATGTCAAGGTCGAGGTGGATACCGCCAAGGCGGCGTCCGTGTCGAACTCCGCATCCGAGAGGCGGAGCGATCCGTCCTGCCCGATGCCGGTGGGGCGGTCGATGAAGCGCAAGCTGGTGACCACGTATTTCGATGTCGCGCGCCCGGCCGAGGCGTCCGACATGCCGGACCTGGCGACGGCGCTGCCGACCGAGCTGGCGCGGCGGCTGTCGCGCAACGCCATGCTGATGGTGAGGGACGCCAACACCGTGTCGGTGCTAGCGGACAGCCGTATCGCCGAGCCGGACGCCGGCTGGCAAACCGCGAGCCAGCTGGGGCAGCGCGAGAACGTGCAGTTCGTGGTGGCGGGGCGGGTATTGTCCACCTCGGTGACCGAAAAAGGCGTAAGGCTGTCCCTGTTCGAGTCCAACAACACCAGCCAGCAGGGCGCCTTCTACAACGGTCCCTTCGCCGGCATGTTCGGCAACGGCGTCAAATACGTGCCCACGCAGCGGCAGTTCGACCTCGAGTTCTGGATATACGACGGCCTGACCGGCTCGCTGCTGGCCAGGGAGCGCGTCAACGGCATGGCCAGCTCCAAGGGGCCAATCATCCCGCCCCAGCCCCAGCCTTTCGCTTCCGGGGCCTTCTGGCAGGGTGACTACGGCAAGCTGGTCAGCCAGCTGCTGGATCGCGCGTCCGACCGCATAGACAACATCATCTCCTGCATTCCGTTCTCGGCCCGGGTGGTGAGGCTGGAAGGCAAGCGCGTCTACATCAACGCCGGCCTGCTGGACGGCATGGCGGTCGGGGACAAGCTGCTGTTGTACAAGCGCGCCAGCGGCCAGCCGCTGCGCGACCTGATTTCCGGCCGCGAGCTGGGCATGCCGGAAAGCCTGAACGGCGACGTGAGCCTGATCCAGGTGCAGCCCAATTTCTCCATCGGCCTGGTGCAGGGCAGCGGCCGGGCGCCGTCGGAGGGCGATTACGTCCGCTTTGGAACGGCGCGCTGA
- a CDS encoding Fe(3+) ABC transporter substrate-binding protein, which produces MKQQLMLAAALAAAAGPALAEEVVVYSARGEQLLKPIVEAYKKETGVSVKLVSDKEGPLMERLRAEGRNSPADLLLTVDAGNLWQAERMGLLKAVQSPVLDANVPAHLRDPARQWYGLSIRARTIFYNTQKVKPSQLSSYADLADPKWKGKLCLRTSKKVYNQSLVGMMLAETGPAKTEQVIKGWVGNLAAAPFPDDTKMLEAIAAGQCEVGIANTYYYGRLMEKSPKLPLGIFWADQAGKGTHVNISGAGVTRYARNEKGAVKFLEWLSSEKAQNLFADVNMEFPVNPKVKPDARVAAWGDFKHNYINVSQAGARQAEAVKLMDRAGYK; this is translated from the coding sequence TTGAAACAGCAACTGATGTTGGCCGCCGCGCTGGCGGCCGCGGCCGGGCCGGCGCTGGCCGAGGAAGTGGTGGTATACAGCGCGCGGGGCGAGCAACTGCTCAAGCCCATCGTGGAAGCCTACAAGAAAGAGACCGGCGTCAGCGTCAAGCTGGTGTCGGACAAGGAAGGCCCGCTGATGGAGCGCCTGCGTGCCGAAGGCCGCAACAGCCCGGCCGACCTGTTGCTGACGGTGGATGCCGGCAATCTGTGGCAGGCCGAGCGCATGGGCCTGCTGAAGGCGGTGCAGTCGCCGGTGCTGGATGCCAACGTTCCGGCCCACCTGCGCGACCCGGCCAGGCAGTGGTACGGCCTGTCCATCCGCGCCCGCACCATCTTCTACAACACCCAGAAGGTGAAGCCGTCGCAGCTGTCCAGCTACGCCGATCTGGCCGATCCCAAGTGGAAAGGCAAGCTCTGCCTGCGCACTTCCAAGAAGGTGTACAACCAGTCGCTGGTCGGCATGATGCTGGCCGAGACCGGCCCGGCCAAGACCGAGCAGGTGATCAAGGGCTGGGTGGGGAATTTGGCCGCCGCGCCGTTCCCCGACGACACCAAGATGCTGGAAGCCATCGCCGCCGGCCAGTGCGAGGTCGGCATCGCCAACACCTATTACTACGGCCGGCTGATGGAGAAGTCGCCCAAGCTGCCGCTGGGCATCTTCTGGGCCGACCAGGCGGGCAAGGGCACCCACGTCAACATCTCCGGCGCCGGCGTCACCCGTTACGCCAGGAACGAGAAGGGCGCGGTGAAGTTCCTGGAGTGGCTGAGCTCGGAGAAGGCGCAGAACCTGTTCGCCGACGTCAACATGGAATTCCCGGTCAACCCCAAAGTGAAGCCCGACGCCCGCGTGGCGGCCTGGGGCGATTTCAAGCACAACTACATCAACGTCTCCCAAGCCGGCGCCCGCCAGGCTGAGGCGGTCAAGCTGATGGACCGCGCCGGCTACAAGTAA
- a CDS encoding ABC transporter permease yields the protein MPFTVSRWRAPAAAASLLTLIPLAVIAMGLLEPDAEAWRHLAEYTLPELLRNTVVLLSGVGAGVLLLGVPLAWLTAVHDFPGRRFFAWALMLPLAMPAYVMAFSQLGLFDFTGPFQTWLREAFGSSAWVPDIRSTPGVVMVLSLAFYPYVYLLARDAFAGMGRRALEVGQSLGLSPLAGFFKVALPMARPWIAGGLGLALMETLADFGTVAIFNFDAFTSAIYKAWFSLFSLSAAKQLASLLVLLVFVLLWLEQRARGQRGYVPAGRAAPLPRARLPGWRGWLASACCALVLLLAFALPFGQILVWAAEHAASELDADLLDSLKSSLALAAMAAALVPAIALLLVFAVRRDSGSRPWARLATLGYAVPGTVLAVGVFAPVAALDNLLLGCFGRWLPEGTSAVFKGTLLVLLLAYASRFLAVAHSALDAAMQRISRSQEEAAHSLGLSGARLLGRLYLPLLRGGLFTAMLMVFVDVMKEMPITLMTRPFGWDTLAVRIFNLTSEGEWQRAALPSVAIVLAGLLPVLLLSRQKPGV from the coding sequence ATGCCGTTTACCGTTTCGCGCTGGCGCGCGCCGGCCGCCGCCGCCAGCCTGCTCACTCTGATACCGCTGGCGGTGATCGCCATGGGCCTGCTGGAGCCCGACGCCGAAGCATGGCGCCACCTGGCCGAGTACACGTTGCCGGAGCTGCTGCGCAACACCGTCGTCCTGCTGTCTGGCGTCGGCGCCGGCGTGCTGCTGCTGGGTGTGCCGCTGGCTTGGCTGACCGCGGTGCACGACTTTCCCGGGCGCCGTTTTTTTGCCTGGGCGTTGATGCTGCCGCTGGCGATGCCAGCCTATGTGATGGCGTTCTCCCAGCTGGGCCTGTTCGACTTCACCGGACCGTTCCAGACCTGGCTGCGGGAGGCGTTCGGCAGCTCGGCCTGGGTGCCCGACATCCGCTCGACGCCCGGCGTGGTGATGGTGCTGTCGCTGGCATTCTATCCCTACGTCTACCTGCTGGCCCGCGACGCTTTCGCCGGCATGGGACGGCGCGCGCTGGAGGTCGGGCAATCGCTGGGCCTGTCGCCGCTGGCCGGCTTCTTCAAGGTGGCGCTGCCGATGGCCCGGCCCTGGATCGCCGGCGGCTTGGGCTTGGCGCTGATGGAGACGCTGGCCGATTTCGGCACCGTCGCCATCTTCAATTTCGACGCCTTCACCTCGGCCATCTACAAAGCCTGGTTCAGCCTGTTCTCGCTGTCCGCCGCCAAGCAGCTGGCGTCGCTGCTGGTATTGCTGGTGTTTGTCTTGCTGTGGCTGGAGCAGCGCGCGCGCGGCCAACGCGGCTATGTGCCGGCGGGCAGAGCGGCGCCGCTGCCGCGCGCCCGCTTGCCGGGCTGGCGCGGTTGGCTGGCAAGCGCCTGCTGCGCGCTGGTCTTGCTGTTGGCCTTCGCTTTGCCTTTCGGCCAGATTCTGGTTTGGGCGGCCGAGCATGCCGCCAGCGAGCTGGACGCCGATCTGCTCGACAGCCTGAAAAGCTCGCTGGCGCTGGCGGCGATGGCGGCGGCCCTGGTGCCGGCCATCGCGCTGCTGCTGGTTTTCGCCGTCCGGCGCGACTCCGGCAGCCGGCCTTGGGCGCGGCTGGCCACCCTGGGCTACGCGGTGCCGGGCACGGTGCTGGCGGTCGGCGTGTTCGCGCCGGTGGCGGCGCTGGACAATCTGCTGCTCGGCTGCTTCGGCCGCTGGCTGCCGGAAGGGACGTCCGCGGTGTTCAAGGGCACGCTGCTGGTCCTGCTGCTGGCCTATGCCTCGCGTTTCCTGGCCGTCGCGCACTCCGCGCTGGACGCGGCGATGCAGCGCATCAGCCGCAGCCAGGAGGAGGCGGCCCACAGCCTGGGCCTCAGCGGCGCCCGCTTGCTGGGGCGGCTTTACCTGCCCTTGCTCAGGGGCGGTCTGTTCACCGCGATGCTGATGGTGTTCGTCGACGTGATGAAGGAGATGCCGATCACGCTGATGACCCGGCCCTTCGGTTGGGACACGCTGGCGGTGCGCATTTTCAACCTGACCAGCGAGGGCGAATGGCAGCGCGCGGCGCTGCCCTCGGTGGCCATCGTGCTGGCCGGCCTGCTGCCGGTCTTGCTGCTGTCGCGGCAGAAGCCTGGAGTGTGA
- a CDS encoding ABC transporter ATP-binding protein encodes MDKTLEFDAVSLAFAGRPVLDGMSFALEAGEIACLLGGSGCGKTTALRCIAGFETPSAGRIRLEGETVFGVGAALPAHRRRVGMVFQDHALFPHLTVAANVAFGLPALRRAERKARVAETLRLVGLEEEAARYPHQLSGGQQQRVALARALAPRPRLLLLDEPFSNLDAELRERLAREVRAILQSQGISALMVTHDQHEAFAVADRVGVLHQGRLQQWDTPDALYHRPANRYVAGFIGQGVFLPGRVSGRAVMLETGELRAEDELGFADGAEVEVLLRPDAVQPEPGSPLRARVVDRVLRGTVSHYALELLSGRRLLAELGHGQPLQVGDMVGIRLQPRPLLAFARG; translated from the coding sequence ATGGACAAGACGCTTGAATTCGACGCGGTGAGCCTGGCTTTCGCCGGCCGGCCGGTGCTGGACGGCATGAGCTTCGCGCTGGAGGCGGGCGAGATCGCCTGCCTGCTGGGCGGCTCCGGCTGCGGCAAGACCACCGCGCTGCGCTGCATCGCCGGCTTCGAAACGCCGTCCGCCGGCCGCATCCGGCTGGAGGGCGAGACGGTATTCGGCGTCGGCGCCGCGCTGCCCGCGCATCGGCGGCGCGTCGGCATGGTGTTCCAAGACCACGCGCTGTTCCCGCATCTGACCGTGGCCGCCAACGTGGCGTTCGGCCTGCCCGCCTTGCGCCGGGCCGAGCGCAAGGCCAGGGTGGCGGAGACGCTGCGGCTGGTGGGGCTGGAAGAGGAGGCGGCGCGCTATCCGCACCAGTTGTCCGGCGGCCAGCAGCAACGGGTGGCGTTGGCGCGGGCGCTGGCGCCAAGGCCGCGCCTGCTGCTGCTGGACGAGCCTTTTTCCAATCTGGACGCCGAGCTGCGCGAGCGGCTGGCGCGCGAAGTGCGCGCCATCCTGCAATCCCAGGGCATCTCGGCCTTGATGGTCACCCATGATCAGCACGAGGCCTTCGCCGTCGCCGACCGGGTGGGCGTGTTGCACCAGGGGCGGCTGCAGCAGTGGGATACGCCGGACGCGCTCTACCACCGCCCGGCCAATCGCTACGTGGCCGGCTTCATCGGCCAGGGCGTATTCCTGCCGGGCCGGGTCAGCGGGCGCGCGGTGATGCTGGAGACCGGCGAGCTGCGGGCCGAGGACGAGCTGGGCTTCGCCGACGGCGCCGAGGTGGAGGTGTTGCTGCGCCCCGACGCGGTGCAGCCGGAGCCGGGCAGCCCGCTGCGGGCCAGGGTGGTGGACAGGGTGCTGCGCGGCACGGTCAGCCATTACGCGCTGGAACTGCTGTCCGGCCGGCGCTTGTTGGCCGAGTTGGGCCACGGACAGCCGCTGCAAGTCGGGGACATGGTGGGCATCCGGCTGCAGCCTCGGCCGCTGCTGGCTTTCGCCCGGGGGTGA
- a CDS encoding YbaK/EbsC family protein produces the protein MSLESVKAFFAARQADIAIIELDVSTATVAEAASAHGVEPGRIAKTLAFRLNDGRDVILVARGDARIDNRKFKDAFGKGKMLPPEEVEAITGHPVGGVCPFGLARELPIYLDVSIQAFDEVLPAAGAVHSAVRISPEALGDITAGQWVDVCQAFA, from the coding sequence ATGAGCCTGGAATCGGTCAAAGCCTTCTTCGCCGCCCGCCAAGCGGACATTGCCATCATCGAGCTGGACGTCAGCACCGCCACCGTGGCCGAGGCCGCCTCCGCCCACGGCGTGGAGCCCGGCCGCATCGCCAAGACGCTGGCCTTCCGCCTGAACGACGGCCGCGACGTGATCCTGGTCGCGCGCGGCGATGCCCGCATCGACAACCGCAAGTTCAAGGACGCCTTCGGCAAGGGCAAGATGCTGCCGCCGGAAGAGGTGGAAGCCATCACCGGCCACCCTGTCGGCGGCGTCTGCCCGTTCGGCCTGGCCCGCGAGCTGCCCATCTACCTGGACGTGTCCATCCAGGCCTTCGACGAAGTGCTGCCGGCCGCCGGCGCGGTGCACAGCGCGGTGCGGATCAGCCCGGAAGCGCTCGGCGACATCACCGCCGGCCAGTGGGTGGACGTCTGCCAGGCCTTCGCCTGA